Proteins co-encoded in one Ammospiza caudacuta isolate bAmmCau1 chromosome 16, bAmmCau1.pri, whole genome shotgun sequence genomic window:
- the HNRNPH1 gene encoding heterogeneous nuclear ribonucleoprotein H isoform X1, producing the protein MDPCHTEETEGEIPGLGFSDRSEQIVSRGVASAFEAATTEAETEQSLTPNVMLNTESSEGYVVKVRGLPWSCSTEEVQRFFSDCKILNGALGIRFIYTREGRPSGEAFAELESEEDVKLALKKDRETMGHRYVEVFKSNNVEMDWVLKHTGPNSPDTANDGFVRLRGLPFGCSKEEIVQFFSGLEIVPNGITLPVDFQGRSTGEAFVQFASQEIAEKALKKHKERIGHRYIEIFKSSRAEVRTHYDPPRKLLAMQRPGPYDRPGLTRGYNSLGRGSSLERMRRGAYGGGYGGYDDYNGYNDGYGFGSDRFGREWTLFSAGMSDHRYGDGSSTFQSTTGHCVHMRGLPYRATENDIYNFFSPLNPVRVHIEIGPDGRVTGEADVEFATHEDAVAAMSKDKANMQHRYVELFLNSTAGGTGGAYGSQMMGAMVKESEGVVQDWNTSTLPAQVLNACCCYASKTDTLLTPSWAGYGDEGSQSSYGAPGNQQLSGGYGGGYGGQSSMSGYDPGSQGAMNSSYYSSGNRASMGVNGMGGMSNMSNMSGGWGM; encoded by the exons ATGGACCCTTGTCACACCGAGGAGACCGAGGGCGAGATCCCCGGCTTGG GCTTCAGTGACCGAAGCGAGCAGATTGTTTCACGTGGGGTAGCGTCAGCCTTTGAAGCTG CAACCACAGAagcagagacagagcagagcCTCACCCCCAATGTGATGCTTAACACAGAGAGCAGCGAGGGATACGTGGTGAAGGTCCGGGGGCTGCCTTGGTCTTGCTCCACCGAGGAGGTGCAGAGATTCTTCTCCG ATTGCAAAATTCTGAACGGGGCTCTGGGTATCCGTTTCATCTACACCAGGGAGGGCAGACCAAGTGGAGAAGCATTTGCTGAACTTGAGTCAGAAGAGGATGTGAAATTGGCCCTGAAAAAAGACAGAGAAACAATGGGACACAGATACGTTGAAG TTTTCAAGTCAAACAACGTTGAAATGGATTGGGTTCTGAAGCATACTGGTCCCAACAGCCCTGATACAGCTAATGATGGTTTTGTACGTCTTAGAGGACTCCCATTTGGCTGTAGTAAAGAAGAAATTGTACAGTTTTTTTCAG GGTTGGAAATCGTGCCAAATGGGATAACATTGCCGGTGGACTTCCAGGGGAGGAGTACGGGGGAGGCCTTCGTGCAGTTTGCTTCACAGGAAATAGCTGAAAAGGCTCTAAAGAAACACAAGGAAAGAATAGGGCACAG GTACATTGAGATCTTCAAGAGCAGCCGAGCAGAGGTGCGCACTCACTACGACCCTCCCCGCAAGCTGCTGGCCATGCAGAGACCGGGTCCGTACGACAGGCCCGGCCTGACGCGCGGGTACAACAGTCTGGGTAGAGGAAGTAGCTTGGAGAGAATGAGGCGTGGAGCCTACGGAGGAG GTTATGGAGGTTATGATGACTACAATGGGTATAATGATGGCTATGGGTTTGGTTCTGATAGATTTGGAAGAG AATGGACTCTTTTCTCCGCAGGGATGTCGGACCACAGGTACGGCGACGGATCGTCCACCTTCCAGAGCACGACCGGCCACTGCGTCCACATGCGAGGTCTGCCCTACAGAGCCACGGAGAATGACATCTACAAC TTCTTCTCACCTCTGAACCCTGTAAGAGTACACATTGAAATCGGACCAGATGGCAGAGTAACCGGAGAGGCAGACGTTGAATTTGCTACTCACGAGGACGCAGTGGCTGCCATGTCCAAAGACAAAGCAAATATGC AACACAGATATGTAGAGCTCTTCCTGAATTCTACAGCAGGAGGAACTGGTGGTGCCTATGGCAGTCAGATGATGGGAGCAATGG TCAAGGAGTCGGAAGGGGTAGTCCAAGATTGGAACACTAGCACGTTGCCAG CACAAGTCTTAAATGCCTGTTGCTGTTATGCCTCTAAGACAGATACCCTCCTGACACCCAGCTGGGCTGGTTACGGAGATGAAG GGAGCCAATCCAGTTATGGTGCTCCAGGCAACCAGCAGCTGAGTGGGGGCTATGGAGGAGGATATGGAGGTCAAAGCAGCATGAGTGGCTATG ACCCCGGGAGCCAGGGCGCCATGAACAGCAGCTACTACAGCAGTGGGAACCGCGCATCCATGGGAGTGAACGGCATGGGCGGCATGTCCAACATGTCCAACATGAGTGGTGGCTGGGGAATGTAA
- the HNRNPH1 gene encoding heterogeneous nuclear ribonucleoprotein H isoform X7, whose translation MDPCHTEETEGEIPGLGFSDRSEQIVSRGVASAFEAATTEAETEQSLTPNVMLNTESSEGYVVKVRGLPWSCSTEEVQRFFSDCKILNGALGIRFIYTREGRPSGEAFAELESEEDVKLALKKDRETMGHRYVEVFKSNNVEMDWVLKHTGPNSPDTANDGFVRLRGLPFGCSKEEIVQFFSGLEIVPNGITLPVDFQGRSTGEAFVQFASQEIAEKALKKHKERIGHRYIEIFKSSRAEVRTHYDPPRKLLAMQRPGPYDRPGLTRGYNSLGRGSSLERMRRGAYGGGYGGYDDYNGYNDGYGFGSDRFGREWTLFSAGMSDHRYGDGSSTFQSTTGHCVHMRGLPYRATENDIYNFFSPLNPVRVHIEIGPDGRVTGEADVEFATHEDAVAAMSKDKANMQHRYVELFLNSTAGGTGGAYGSQMMGAMVKESEGVVQDWNTSTLPGSQSSYGAPGNQQLSGGYGGGYGGQSSMSGYDPGSQGAMNSSYYSSGNRASMGVNGMGGMSNMSNMSGGWGM comes from the exons ATGGACCCTTGTCACACCGAGGAGACCGAGGGCGAGATCCCCGGCTTGG GCTTCAGTGACCGAAGCGAGCAGATTGTTTCACGTGGGGTAGCGTCAGCCTTTGAAGCTG CAACCACAGAagcagagacagagcagagcCTCACCCCCAATGTGATGCTTAACACAGAGAGCAGCGAGGGATACGTGGTGAAGGTCCGGGGGCTGCCTTGGTCTTGCTCCACCGAGGAGGTGCAGAGATTCTTCTCCG ATTGCAAAATTCTGAACGGGGCTCTGGGTATCCGTTTCATCTACACCAGGGAGGGCAGACCAAGTGGAGAAGCATTTGCTGAACTTGAGTCAGAAGAGGATGTGAAATTGGCCCTGAAAAAAGACAGAGAAACAATGGGACACAGATACGTTGAAG TTTTCAAGTCAAACAACGTTGAAATGGATTGGGTTCTGAAGCATACTGGTCCCAACAGCCCTGATACAGCTAATGATGGTTTTGTACGTCTTAGAGGACTCCCATTTGGCTGTAGTAAAGAAGAAATTGTACAGTTTTTTTCAG GGTTGGAAATCGTGCCAAATGGGATAACATTGCCGGTGGACTTCCAGGGGAGGAGTACGGGGGAGGCCTTCGTGCAGTTTGCTTCACAGGAAATAGCTGAAAAGGCTCTAAAGAAACACAAGGAAAGAATAGGGCACAG GTACATTGAGATCTTCAAGAGCAGCCGAGCAGAGGTGCGCACTCACTACGACCCTCCCCGCAAGCTGCTGGCCATGCAGAGACCGGGTCCGTACGACAGGCCCGGCCTGACGCGCGGGTACAACAGTCTGGGTAGAGGAAGTAGCTTGGAGAGAATGAGGCGTGGAGCCTACGGAGGAG GTTATGGAGGTTATGATGACTACAATGGGTATAATGATGGCTATGGGTTTGGTTCTGATAGATTTGGAAGAG AATGGACTCTTTTCTCCGCAGGGATGTCGGACCACAGGTACGGCGACGGATCGTCCACCTTCCAGAGCACGACCGGCCACTGCGTCCACATGCGAGGTCTGCCCTACAGAGCCACGGAGAATGACATCTACAAC TTCTTCTCACCTCTGAACCCTGTAAGAGTACACATTGAAATCGGACCAGATGGCAGAGTAACCGGAGAGGCAGACGTTGAATTTGCTACTCACGAGGACGCAGTGGCTGCCATGTCCAAAGACAAAGCAAATATGC AACACAGATATGTAGAGCTCTTCCTGAATTCTACAGCAGGAGGAACTGGTGGTGCCTATGGCAGTCAGATGATGGGAGCAATGG TCAAGGAGTCGGAAGGGGTAGTCCAAGATTGGAACACTAGCACGTTGCCAG GGAGCCAATCCAGTTATGGTGCTCCAGGCAACCAGCAGCTGAGTGGGGGCTATGGAGGAGGATATGGAGGTCAAAGCAGCATGAGTGGCTATG ACCCCGGGAGCCAGGGCGCCATGAACAGCAGCTACTACAGCAGTGGGAACCGCGCATCCATGGGAGTGAACGGCATGGGCGGCATGTCCAACATGTCCAACATGAGTGGTGGCTGGGGAATGTAA
- the HNRNPH1 gene encoding heterogeneous nuclear ribonucleoprotein H isoform X10 — protein MDPCHTEETEGEIPGLGFSDRSEQIVSRGVASAFEAATTEAETEQSLTPNVMLNTESSEGYVVKVRGLPWSCSTEEVQRFFSDCKILNGALGIRFIYTREGRPSGEAFAELESEEDVKLALKKDRETMGHRYVEVFKSNNVEMDWVLKHTGPNSPDTANDGFVRLRGLPFGCSKEEIVQFFSGLEIVPNGITLPVDFQGRSTGEAFVQFASQEIAEKALKKHKERIGHRYIEIFKSSRAEVRTHYDPPRKLLAMQRPGPYDRPGLTRGYNSLGRGSSLERMRRGAYGGGYGGYDDYNGYNDGYGFGSDRFGREWTLFSAGMSDHRYGDGSSTFQSTTGHCVHMRGLPYRATENDIYNFFSPLNPVRVHIEIGPDGRVTGEADVEFATHEDAVAAMSKDKANMQHRYVELFLNSTAGGTGGAYGSQMMGAMGSQSSYGAPGNQQLSGGYGGGYGGQSSMSGYDPGSQGAMNSSYYSSGNRASMGVNGMGGMSNMSNMSGGWGM, from the exons ATGGACCCTTGTCACACCGAGGAGACCGAGGGCGAGATCCCCGGCTTGG GCTTCAGTGACCGAAGCGAGCAGATTGTTTCACGTGGGGTAGCGTCAGCCTTTGAAGCTG CAACCACAGAagcagagacagagcagagcCTCACCCCCAATGTGATGCTTAACACAGAGAGCAGCGAGGGATACGTGGTGAAGGTCCGGGGGCTGCCTTGGTCTTGCTCCACCGAGGAGGTGCAGAGATTCTTCTCCG ATTGCAAAATTCTGAACGGGGCTCTGGGTATCCGTTTCATCTACACCAGGGAGGGCAGACCAAGTGGAGAAGCATTTGCTGAACTTGAGTCAGAAGAGGATGTGAAATTGGCCCTGAAAAAAGACAGAGAAACAATGGGACACAGATACGTTGAAG TTTTCAAGTCAAACAACGTTGAAATGGATTGGGTTCTGAAGCATACTGGTCCCAACAGCCCTGATACAGCTAATGATGGTTTTGTACGTCTTAGAGGACTCCCATTTGGCTGTAGTAAAGAAGAAATTGTACAGTTTTTTTCAG GGTTGGAAATCGTGCCAAATGGGATAACATTGCCGGTGGACTTCCAGGGGAGGAGTACGGGGGAGGCCTTCGTGCAGTTTGCTTCACAGGAAATAGCTGAAAAGGCTCTAAAGAAACACAAGGAAAGAATAGGGCACAG GTACATTGAGATCTTCAAGAGCAGCCGAGCAGAGGTGCGCACTCACTACGACCCTCCCCGCAAGCTGCTGGCCATGCAGAGACCGGGTCCGTACGACAGGCCCGGCCTGACGCGCGGGTACAACAGTCTGGGTAGAGGAAGTAGCTTGGAGAGAATGAGGCGTGGAGCCTACGGAGGAG GTTATGGAGGTTATGATGACTACAATGGGTATAATGATGGCTATGGGTTTGGTTCTGATAGATTTGGAAGAG AATGGACTCTTTTCTCCGCAGGGATGTCGGACCACAGGTACGGCGACGGATCGTCCACCTTCCAGAGCACGACCGGCCACTGCGTCCACATGCGAGGTCTGCCCTACAGAGCCACGGAGAATGACATCTACAAC TTCTTCTCACCTCTGAACCCTGTAAGAGTACACATTGAAATCGGACCAGATGGCAGAGTAACCGGAGAGGCAGACGTTGAATTTGCTACTCACGAGGACGCAGTGGCTGCCATGTCCAAAGACAAAGCAAATATGC AACACAGATATGTAGAGCTCTTCCTGAATTCTACAGCAGGAGGAACTGGTGGTGCCTATGGCAGTCAGATGATGGGAGCAATGG GGAGCCAATCCAGTTATGGTGCTCCAGGCAACCAGCAGCTGAGTGGGGGCTATGGAGGAGGATATGGAGGTCAAAGCAGCATGAGTGGCTATG ACCCCGGGAGCCAGGGCGCCATGAACAGCAGCTACTACAGCAGTGGGAACCGCGCATCCATGGGAGTGAACGGCATGGGCGGCATGTCCAACATGTCCAACATGAGTGGTGGCTGGGGAATGTAA
- the HNRNPH1 gene encoding heterogeneous nuclear ribonucleoprotein H isoform X5 codes for MDPCHTEETEGEIPGLATTEAETEQSLTPNVMLNTESSEGYVVKVRGLPWSCSTEEVQRFFSDCKILNGALGIRFIYTREGRPSGEAFAELESEEDVKLALKKDRETMGHRYVEVFKSNNVEMDWVLKHTGPNSPDTANDGFVRLRGLPFGCSKEEIVQFFSGLEIVPNGITLPVDFQGRSTGEAFVQFASQEIAEKALKKHKERIGHRYIEIFKSSRAEVRTHYDPPRKLLAMQRPGPYDRPGLTRGYNSLGRGSSLERMRRGAYGGGYGGYDDYNGYNDGYGFGSDRFGREWTLFSAGMSDHRYGDGSSTFQSTTGHCVHMRGLPYRATENDIYNFFSPLNPVRVHIEIGPDGRVTGEADVEFATHEDAVAAMSKDKANMQHRYVELFLNSTAGGTGGAYGSQMMGAMVKESEGVVQDWNTSTLPAQVLNACCCYASKTDTLLTPSWAGYGDEGSQSSYGAPGNQQLSGGYGGGYGGQSSMSGYDPGSQGAMNSSYYSSGNRASMGVNGMGGMSNMSNMSGGWGM; via the exons ATGGACCCTTGTCACACCGAGGAGACCGAGGGCGAGATCCCCGGCTTGG CAACCACAGAagcagagacagagcagagcCTCACCCCCAATGTGATGCTTAACACAGAGAGCAGCGAGGGATACGTGGTGAAGGTCCGGGGGCTGCCTTGGTCTTGCTCCACCGAGGAGGTGCAGAGATTCTTCTCCG ATTGCAAAATTCTGAACGGGGCTCTGGGTATCCGTTTCATCTACACCAGGGAGGGCAGACCAAGTGGAGAAGCATTTGCTGAACTTGAGTCAGAAGAGGATGTGAAATTGGCCCTGAAAAAAGACAGAGAAACAATGGGACACAGATACGTTGAAG TTTTCAAGTCAAACAACGTTGAAATGGATTGGGTTCTGAAGCATACTGGTCCCAACAGCCCTGATACAGCTAATGATGGTTTTGTACGTCTTAGAGGACTCCCATTTGGCTGTAGTAAAGAAGAAATTGTACAGTTTTTTTCAG GGTTGGAAATCGTGCCAAATGGGATAACATTGCCGGTGGACTTCCAGGGGAGGAGTACGGGGGAGGCCTTCGTGCAGTTTGCTTCACAGGAAATAGCTGAAAAGGCTCTAAAGAAACACAAGGAAAGAATAGGGCACAG GTACATTGAGATCTTCAAGAGCAGCCGAGCAGAGGTGCGCACTCACTACGACCCTCCCCGCAAGCTGCTGGCCATGCAGAGACCGGGTCCGTACGACAGGCCCGGCCTGACGCGCGGGTACAACAGTCTGGGTAGAGGAAGTAGCTTGGAGAGAATGAGGCGTGGAGCCTACGGAGGAG GTTATGGAGGTTATGATGACTACAATGGGTATAATGATGGCTATGGGTTTGGTTCTGATAGATTTGGAAGAG AATGGACTCTTTTCTCCGCAGGGATGTCGGACCACAGGTACGGCGACGGATCGTCCACCTTCCAGAGCACGACCGGCCACTGCGTCCACATGCGAGGTCTGCCCTACAGAGCCACGGAGAATGACATCTACAAC TTCTTCTCACCTCTGAACCCTGTAAGAGTACACATTGAAATCGGACCAGATGGCAGAGTAACCGGAGAGGCAGACGTTGAATTTGCTACTCACGAGGACGCAGTGGCTGCCATGTCCAAAGACAAAGCAAATATGC AACACAGATATGTAGAGCTCTTCCTGAATTCTACAGCAGGAGGAACTGGTGGTGCCTATGGCAGTCAGATGATGGGAGCAATGG TCAAGGAGTCGGAAGGGGTAGTCCAAGATTGGAACACTAGCACGTTGCCAG CACAAGTCTTAAATGCCTGTTGCTGTTATGCCTCTAAGACAGATACCCTCCTGACACCCAGCTGGGCTGGTTACGGAGATGAAG GGAGCCAATCCAGTTATGGTGCTCCAGGCAACCAGCAGCTGAGTGGGGGCTATGGAGGAGGATATGGAGGTCAAAGCAGCATGAGTGGCTATG ACCCCGGGAGCCAGGGCGCCATGAACAGCAGCTACTACAGCAGTGGGAACCGCGCATCCATGGGAGTGAACGGCATGGGCGGCATGTCCAACATGTCCAACATGAGTGGTGGCTGGGGAATGTAA
- the HNRNPH1 gene encoding heterogeneous nuclear ribonucleoprotein H isoform X2, translating to MDPCHTEETEGEIPGLGFSDRSEQIVSRGVASAFEAATTEAETEQSLTPNVMLNTESSEGYVVKVRGLPWSCSTEEVQRFFSDCKILNGALGIRFIYTREGRPSGEAFAELESEEDVKLALKKDRETMGHRYVEVFKSNNVEMDWVLKHTGPNSPDTANDGFVRLRGLPFGCSKEEIVQFFSGLEIVPNGITLPVDFQGRSTGEAFVQFASQEIAEKALKKHKERIGHRYIEIFKSSRAEVRTHYDPPRKLLAMQRPGPYDRPGLTRGYNSLGRGSSLERMRRGAYGGGYGGYDDYNGYNDGYGFGSDRFGRGMSDHRYGDGSSTFQSTTGHCVHMRGLPYRATENDIYNFFSPLNPVRVHIEIGPDGRVTGEADVEFATHEDAVAAMSKDKANMQHRYVELFLNSTAGGTGGAYGSQMMGAMVKESEGVVQDWNTSTLPAQVLNACCCYASKTDTLLTPSWAGYGDEGSQSSYGAPGNQQLSGGYGGGYGGQSSMSGYDPGSQGAMNSSYYSSGNRASMGVNGMGGMSNMSNMSGGWGM from the exons ATGGACCCTTGTCACACCGAGGAGACCGAGGGCGAGATCCCCGGCTTGG GCTTCAGTGACCGAAGCGAGCAGATTGTTTCACGTGGGGTAGCGTCAGCCTTTGAAGCTG CAACCACAGAagcagagacagagcagagcCTCACCCCCAATGTGATGCTTAACACAGAGAGCAGCGAGGGATACGTGGTGAAGGTCCGGGGGCTGCCTTGGTCTTGCTCCACCGAGGAGGTGCAGAGATTCTTCTCCG ATTGCAAAATTCTGAACGGGGCTCTGGGTATCCGTTTCATCTACACCAGGGAGGGCAGACCAAGTGGAGAAGCATTTGCTGAACTTGAGTCAGAAGAGGATGTGAAATTGGCCCTGAAAAAAGACAGAGAAACAATGGGACACAGATACGTTGAAG TTTTCAAGTCAAACAACGTTGAAATGGATTGGGTTCTGAAGCATACTGGTCCCAACAGCCCTGATACAGCTAATGATGGTTTTGTACGTCTTAGAGGACTCCCATTTGGCTGTAGTAAAGAAGAAATTGTACAGTTTTTTTCAG GGTTGGAAATCGTGCCAAATGGGATAACATTGCCGGTGGACTTCCAGGGGAGGAGTACGGGGGAGGCCTTCGTGCAGTTTGCTTCACAGGAAATAGCTGAAAAGGCTCTAAAGAAACACAAGGAAAGAATAGGGCACAG GTACATTGAGATCTTCAAGAGCAGCCGAGCAGAGGTGCGCACTCACTACGACCCTCCCCGCAAGCTGCTGGCCATGCAGAGACCGGGTCCGTACGACAGGCCCGGCCTGACGCGCGGGTACAACAGTCTGGGTAGAGGAAGTAGCTTGGAGAGAATGAGGCGTGGAGCCTACGGAGGAG GTTATGGAGGTTATGATGACTACAATGGGTATAATGATGGCTATGGGTTTGGTTCTGATAGATTTGGAAGAG GGATGTCGGACCACAGGTACGGCGACGGATCGTCCACCTTCCAGAGCACGACCGGCCACTGCGTCCACATGCGAGGTCTGCCCTACAGAGCCACGGAGAATGACATCTACAAC TTCTTCTCACCTCTGAACCCTGTAAGAGTACACATTGAAATCGGACCAGATGGCAGAGTAACCGGAGAGGCAGACGTTGAATTTGCTACTCACGAGGACGCAGTGGCTGCCATGTCCAAAGACAAAGCAAATATGC AACACAGATATGTAGAGCTCTTCCTGAATTCTACAGCAGGAGGAACTGGTGGTGCCTATGGCAGTCAGATGATGGGAGCAATGG TCAAGGAGTCGGAAGGGGTAGTCCAAGATTGGAACACTAGCACGTTGCCAG CACAAGTCTTAAATGCCTGTTGCTGTTATGCCTCTAAGACAGATACCCTCCTGACACCCAGCTGGGCTGGTTACGGAGATGAAG GGAGCCAATCCAGTTATGGTGCTCCAGGCAACCAGCAGCTGAGTGGGGGCTATGGAGGAGGATATGGAGGTCAAAGCAGCATGAGTGGCTATG ACCCCGGGAGCCAGGGCGCCATGAACAGCAGCTACTACAGCAGTGGGAACCGCGCATCCATGGGAGTGAACGGCATGGGCGGCATGTCCAACATGTCCAACATGAGTGGTGGCTGGGGAATGTAA
- the HNRNPH1 gene encoding heterogeneous nuclear ribonucleoprotein H isoform X12 → MDPCHTEETEGEIPGLATTEAETEQSLTPNVMLNTESSEGYVVKVRGLPWSCSTEEVQRFFSDCKILNGALGIRFIYTREGRPSGEAFAELESEEDVKLALKKDRETMGHRYVEVFKSNNVEMDWVLKHTGPNSPDTANDGFVRLRGLPFGCSKEEIVQFFSGLEIVPNGITLPVDFQGRSTGEAFVQFASQEIAEKALKKHKERIGHRYIEIFKSSRAEVRTHYDPPRKLLAMQRPGPYDRPGLTRGYNSLGRGSSLERMRRGAYGGGYGGYDDYNGYNDGYGFGSDRFGRGMSDHRYGDGSSTFQSTTGHCVHMRGLPYRATENDIYNFFSPLNPVRVHIEIGPDGRVTGEADVEFATHEDAVAAMSKDKANMQHRYVELFLNSTAGGTGGAYGSQMMGAMVKESEGVVQDWNTSTLPGSQSSYGAPGNQQLSGGYGGGYGGQSSMSGYDPGSQGAMNSSYYSSGNRASMGVNGMGGMSNMSNMSGGWGM, encoded by the exons ATGGACCCTTGTCACACCGAGGAGACCGAGGGCGAGATCCCCGGCTTGG CAACCACAGAagcagagacagagcagagcCTCACCCCCAATGTGATGCTTAACACAGAGAGCAGCGAGGGATACGTGGTGAAGGTCCGGGGGCTGCCTTGGTCTTGCTCCACCGAGGAGGTGCAGAGATTCTTCTCCG ATTGCAAAATTCTGAACGGGGCTCTGGGTATCCGTTTCATCTACACCAGGGAGGGCAGACCAAGTGGAGAAGCATTTGCTGAACTTGAGTCAGAAGAGGATGTGAAATTGGCCCTGAAAAAAGACAGAGAAACAATGGGACACAGATACGTTGAAG TTTTCAAGTCAAACAACGTTGAAATGGATTGGGTTCTGAAGCATACTGGTCCCAACAGCCCTGATACAGCTAATGATGGTTTTGTACGTCTTAGAGGACTCCCATTTGGCTGTAGTAAAGAAGAAATTGTACAGTTTTTTTCAG GGTTGGAAATCGTGCCAAATGGGATAACATTGCCGGTGGACTTCCAGGGGAGGAGTACGGGGGAGGCCTTCGTGCAGTTTGCTTCACAGGAAATAGCTGAAAAGGCTCTAAAGAAACACAAGGAAAGAATAGGGCACAG GTACATTGAGATCTTCAAGAGCAGCCGAGCAGAGGTGCGCACTCACTACGACCCTCCCCGCAAGCTGCTGGCCATGCAGAGACCGGGTCCGTACGACAGGCCCGGCCTGACGCGCGGGTACAACAGTCTGGGTAGAGGAAGTAGCTTGGAGAGAATGAGGCGTGGAGCCTACGGAGGAG GTTATGGAGGTTATGATGACTACAATGGGTATAATGATGGCTATGGGTTTGGTTCTGATAGATTTGGAAGAG GGATGTCGGACCACAGGTACGGCGACGGATCGTCCACCTTCCAGAGCACGACCGGCCACTGCGTCCACATGCGAGGTCTGCCCTACAGAGCCACGGAGAATGACATCTACAAC TTCTTCTCACCTCTGAACCCTGTAAGAGTACACATTGAAATCGGACCAGATGGCAGAGTAACCGGAGAGGCAGACGTTGAATTTGCTACTCACGAGGACGCAGTGGCTGCCATGTCCAAAGACAAAGCAAATATGC AACACAGATATGTAGAGCTCTTCCTGAATTCTACAGCAGGAGGAACTGGTGGTGCCTATGGCAGTCAGATGATGGGAGCAATGG TCAAGGAGTCGGAAGGGGTAGTCCAAGATTGGAACACTAGCACGTTGCCAG GGAGCCAATCCAGTTATGGTGCTCCAGGCAACCAGCAGCTGAGTGGGGGCTATGGAGGAGGATATGGAGGTCAAAGCAGCATGAGTGGCTATG ACCCCGGGAGCCAGGGCGCCATGAACAGCAGCTACTACAGCAGTGGGAACCGCGCATCCATGGGAGTGAACGGCATGGGCGGCATGTCCAACATGTCCAACATGAGTGGTGGCTGGGGAATGTAA